The DNA window GTGCGTGAATTGTGCTGTCAGATGCTTCCTGCTCACTTGCTGCACCGCTCGTAACGTTAGCATGGGATGATTCCCCTTTAGCTAGGTAACGTTAGCCGAGCAAGCTAACTACATAAACTTAGaagcattaaaatgtgtgataaGCTATCTTACAGCAATCCCACTGGTATCGGACAGCCTCCTGCTTATCAGTACCGACCATAATAACGACCGTGTTTGCTTTTACAACACGTTAAGCTAGTAGTGCTATTAGCGAGTAAGCTAACCTAGCTACAAACTGACAGCCGGCTCCTTCTGTCAGCGTAAGTTTAGCTAACCTTAGCAAACGGTGAAGTGAATATGCAAATGGTACGTTGCTAAAATGCATTAAACTACTTCTGCGAACTTACTATGTTTAGTATGATGCGATCAAGTCCAACTTGTATTCGCTATTTTAATATCAACAGTTGCTATCGCATCGTGCtagctgctactgctgctaaCAGCACGGCTCaccagctgttgttttcctaGCGGCTCGTTTCCGCTGTCACCGCCGAGCTGAGCGGTGGCAGTGTAGTGTAGAAACAAACGTAGAGGAAGACCTGtcatcttcttctgcttttcagAAAATCGACATTCATGTTTCCACAGAAGAGgatcttgtgtttttattgattacACAACGGTGTTTCACACACGGAAATGTCAGTGAGCTGTTTGCGGGTCGTGGGCTCCTCCCGAGCTGCGCTGCACCTCATCCGGCACTTTGTGTCTAAGACTGTAACACGCTCTGCACACTGTTTGTTTACCAGCTTCATCAGCAAGGACGTATGGCACAGCACCATGAACCTCAGAGCACTGACAACTGGAAGGGGTCTAATTCATCACACTAATCTAGTTAATTCGCCCATGAATTACTGCACAGGCCAAGTCAGACTGAACTGCTGGAACTGTAATCGACGTCTTGACAAGTCTGTGTTCTTCTGCGTGTCTTGCAAAGTAGTCCAGCCTCCAGAAGAGGAGGCATCCTACTTCAAAATCATGGATTGGTGAGTGTCTTGCCTCCCTAATTAGCAATCTTCTTGACAGAAATGCTTTATTGATGGATTCATTTCATGTTGCCATGTGTTGCCTCTTTTCAGCGACTACACATTCACACTGGACACAAACAAGCTGCAGAAAAGATACTTGCAGCTCCAGAGGTCTCTGCATCCAGACAACTTCAGCCAGAAATCTGTGGTAGGCAGGGGGATGTAAGGGGAATCCAAATAAAGACCGGCTCTCTGAGATGGTGTATGAGCCAGTGGTGGCTTTCCTATCTATTAGCAGCAATGTGACACAGGAAATTGAGTATTGCCCCCTATCCCTGTTATTATGCCACTTGACtgtggatttttgttttgttagaatGATTCATTGTGATTAGGTCAAGGGAATTACTCCAGGCAAAGCTGACCGATGGGTTTGTTAAAAGACAATGACAAATTTAGGCCTTCACGAGGCAGCCTAGATAACCTGGAAATGTTGTATATTAGACTAACAAGCAAACAAGGTCGAGGCAAGTTCAAGAAATCAAAAGCTAAACTACTGAGGAGACACTTGCTTtaagaaagagggaggaagacagGATGGAAAATATagtaatgaatgaaataaatgagtAGAGTACAGACAGCTTTATTTATAGTACCTCTATATAACAATCAATGATATTTTGAATTGTataaggaaaagcacaggtgtagGTCTGTCTGCACTGATAAAAGCTTCAATACATATACTTTGATTAGAGATAAACAGTACTGTGCAAACGTCTTGTTTGGCAAAGCTATTCTTAGTCTCTTTTATTAGCATACAAttagaaaatgtacaaaatatatggtattacaaaacacaaaatatgccAAAAAATGTTTCTATAGGCCAAAGTGACAAATGTTATATGTATGAGCTTTGTACAGGGAGAGGTCTAAGAAAAAATCTGATGAGTTTCTTAATGGTTCTTCTTTAAGAGACTGAAAGAAGTCCAGCATGGAtctggttcagcatctggcagaTTCCATAGTCTGAAGAAGCTTGATCAGGAATAGTGTTTGGAGAAGGACAGCAGTGTAGAAAGCCATGATTTGTTTCTAGTTGTTCTAATGTAAATATTGAGAAATAAATGCACACGGCCTTTATAGGattactaaaaaaataaatctaaagatGGCGTAAGACTTTTGCAGATTACTGTAAATAGTATTAAAAGCCCTGGTGCATGAAAGGCCAAAGGTGTaggacaaataaatacattggAATTGATGAAAGGTGCAGTGATTTGAGCTCTTGACCCATAATAGAGACTAAAAGTCAGCCTTGAGAGCCCCTATAAAAAATCTCATCCAAAAAATGCACACAGTAACCTCATGATGGTAGTTTTTACTGCTGGGGAATGTAGGTAAAAGACAGGAAAGACATCTTATTTTGGTTAGCTCACTTGTCTTTTGATGGAACACTCACTCAACCTTGAATTTTGTGTGCACAAGTAAGTTTGAAGTACTTTGTAAATCACACTCAGCCCAAAGGAGTTAGGCTAATGAGACAGGCAGGCCTATATTTTACATcagctttaaaaatgtcagagaaagaaata is part of the Anabas testudineus chromosome 9, fAnaTes1.2, whole genome shotgun sequence genome and encodes:
- the hscb gene encoding iron-sulfur cluster co-chaperone protein HscB, with the protein product MSVSCLRVVGSSRAALHLIRHFVSKTVTRSAHCLFTSFISKDVWHSTMNLRALTTGRGLIHHTNLVNSPMNYCTGQVRLNCWNCNRRLDKSVFFCVSCKVVQPPEEEASYFKIMDCDYTFTLDTNKLQKRYLQLQRSLHPDNFSQKSVKEQEYSESQSALVNKAYKTLLKPLSRGLYMLKLEGMRIEEGTESGADSYFLMELMEINEALDEARTPEEANKIGRDTKEKLSELTEQIDAALHKGELQAAKALLTQMKYYANIEEKVKEKLSKFM